The genomic window TTTTAAGCAAGTAAGGACCAAAATTAATCCTACCCATGTTTTCTACTAAAATATCAAGTTGTACATTACCAGCCGGAAGATTGACTACTAAACTATCCTGATAAAGTCGCCTGTCTAAAACACCTGCAAGTTTTTTGTTGATGTATACTAATCCGTAATCGCGAAGCTCGTTGATTTTAATTACCCCTTTGCGCCCACCTTTTATGGTGCTGCTGTACAATACAAAACCATAAGGTTGGTTAAGGGCTTCGAAGGTTAATGGTTTTTCACTTAATAGAGGTTTCCCAACCAGGTTAAAGATGTTTGTTGATTTGGTAAAGGTAATAACAGGTAAGGCAGCTGCCGGTTTGGCGGCAGGTACAACAGGAAGTATTTGGTTTGCAGGCAAATTCTTTTTAATCGCTTCGCGGAAAAGCATAAATTTTGGCGTTGCATTACCTGCCTCATCCAATGGTGCATCATAATCATAACTACTAATCTGCGGTTCGTAAGCCGTAGAATCGTTGTAATTTGCCCCATTCATAAAACCTCTGGTTGTACCACCATGAAACATATACATGTTAATGGAAATCCCGCCTTTAAGTACGGTATCCAGTTTATTGGCATATGTTTTTGGATCTACCTGATGGTGTTTTGTACCCCACCAATCGAACCAGGCTGGATACCATTCTGGCACAAAGTAAGGTCCGGTACCATTGTTATATTTATTGATCAGCGTTCTGATCTGGGCAGGATTATCGATGCCGTTTACGCCTGGAAGCAAACCCGCTAAATGACCACCTTCTAATGCAGGAACAGGATCGCAGGTAGAAAGCACACCATCAAAACCGGCATCTTTAAAGAGCTGTGCATTGATCTTCAAATATTCCTTGTCATTTCCGTAAGAACCATACTCGTTTTCTACCTGTACCATTAAGATGTTGCCACCATGGTTAATCTGCAATGGCGCTAAACGTTTACCAATCTCTGTAAGGTATTCTTTATATTCTTTTAAATATTGTGCTTCTTTACTCCTTACCTGTAAACCTTTAACGTTCTGTAACCAAAATGGATAACCACCAAATTCCCATTCGGCACATACATACGGACTAGGGCGGAGCAATACCCATAAACCTTCTTCTTTTGCAATACGTACAAATTCGGCGATATCATTATTACCAGAAAAATCAAACTGATCTTTCTGCGGTTCATGTACATTCCAAAATACATAGGTACCAATGGTATTTAAACCCATCGCTTTAGCCATTTTCATTCTATCACGCCAGGCTTCTCTCGGTATGCGGGGGTAATGCATCTCGCCTGAAATGATCTGAAAGGGTTTATTATCCAACAGAAAAACAGCGTCTGCAAGTTTAAAAGTGTGCTGAGCCTGTGCAAAGACACCAAAGCCAGAAAAACAAGTAATTAAAATTACTGTAATCTTCAGGAGTTTGAGGGTATGTTTCATTTAAGATATATTTAAAAAGTTAAAAGCATAGTTTTCCCATATCGGTTTGTAAAGTGCTTTTCAGCTCAAAACCAAATGATTGAGATAAAAAAATAAGGAGCTTTATAATTACAGACTAAGAAAATTAATTACTAAGTATAGTGGTTACAGATTTAGCAGGAACACGAACATGTTTCGTATCCATATATTGTTTATAGGGTGATAAATCGTATTCGGCAGAGGTAACATAGGTTTGTACAAAACTTTGCTTATTCCCTTTTACATCGATATCCAGATCAAGATCGTTTTCTGTAGGGTTAACGGCTACCGTTACGAGCTTTTTATTTTGCAAATAAGAAGATATATAAACCTGAGGCTTTTTTTCTCCAATTGTTTTAACCTGTAGTCTCTTACTGCCAGCGCCAATAAAGCGGCTATAATTGCCTAAAGCCCATAACATTTTACTATCGTACACCTGGCCATCGGTTTTATTTTTATCTATATAAACCAGACCGTCCTTGTAATCGCCTGTTGATACGGCCAGCCACCATTGCCATGATGTAGCATTGGAAATCACCAGATCATGATGAATTAACCTTGCAATAAACAAAGCGGTTACCATACCCAGGTCGCGTTTTTCGCCTTTCAGCACATCATCACCCAGCACGCAATATTCAGACATCCAATACCTTAAACCTTTTATCTGAGCTACTGCTTCTGCTGTTTTTTTACGGGTATTAATAAATTTTTGTTCAGGACTTGTTGTGAAATAGCTATGACCAGAAATAGATTGATCTATATTAGAAAGATTGCCGACATAATTCGGAGATGCAGCATTAAAGAACTGATATACCTGATTTCCTTTTTCCTCATTACCATTATCATATAAATAATCGAGCTGACCTGCTTCTCCTATTTGTATTTTAGTTTTGATCTGATTTTTAGCGAACGCCTCATTTACACCTCTATAAAGCTGGGCCAACTCGGTATTGTTATAAGGGCAGCCTTCCTGTTTGTGCTCATTCCATTTCCATTGTGGCTCATTTGCAGGGCTCAGGTAATCCAGTTCTATGCCTGTTGTTTTTTTTATTCCATTAATTGT from Flavobacterium sp. W4I14 includes these protein-coding regions:
- a CDS encoding beta-galactosidase (product_source=KO:K12308; cath_funfam=2.60.120.260,3.20.20.80; cleavage_site_network=SignalP-noTM; ko=KO:K12308; pfam=PF01301; superfamily=49785,51445; transmembrane_helix_parts=Inside_1_6,TMhelix_7_29,Outside_30_613), translated to MKHTLKLLKITVILITCFSGFGVFAQAQHTFKLADAVFLLDNKPFQIISGEMHYPRIPREAWRDRMKMAKAMGLNTIGTYVFWNVHEPQKDQFDFSGNNDIAEFVRIAKEEGLWVLLRPSPYVCAEWEFGGYPFWLQNVKGLQVRSKEAQYLKEYKEYLTEIGKRLAPLQINHGGNILMVQVENEYGSYGNDKEYLKINAQLFKDAGFDGVLSTCDPVPALEGGHLAGLLPGVNGIDNPAQIRTLINKYNNGTGPYFVPEWYPAWFDWWGTKHHQVDPKTYANKLDTVLKGGISINMYMFHGGTTRGFMNGANYNDSTAYEPQISSYDYDAPLDEAGNATPKFMLFREAIKKNLPANQILPVVPAAKPAAALPVITFTKSTNIFNLVGKPLLSEKPLTFEALNQPYGFVLYSSTIKGGRKGVIKINELRDYGLVYINKKLAGVLDRRLYQDSLVVNLPAGNVQLDILVENMGRINFGPYLLKNNKGITKNVTFNGKEIKSWKMYPLPFDKIAAKKTQYKVNSQSAAVLKSASFNLTKVADTYLDMRQWGKGLVWVNGHNLGKYWAIGPQQTIYLPAEWLKKGKNEIVVFELLKPTQNTLTSLDKAILNELKNK
- a CDS encoding O-glycosyl hydrolase (product_source=COG5520; cog=COG5520; pfam=PF14587,PF17189; superfamily=51445; transmembrane_helix_parts=Inside_1_6,TMhelix_7_26,Outside_27_507), whose amino-acid sequence is MIKSYQHLNCFFICLAMFFYGETALAQKAVVKIEIDPAITFQTIEGFGASDAWTCQFAGLWPAEKKDKMADLLFSTQTTKMGQPLGIGLNMWRFSIGGGSAAQGKASDIGDEWRRQYAFLQPDGSYDWNAMPGQIWFLKAAKTRGVKQFIGFVNSPHVLFTKNGKAYSTDGNCNLNFDKLPGFSADLVATINGIKKTTGIELDYLSPANEPQWKWNEHKQEGCPYNNTELAQLYRGVNEAFAKNQIKTKIQIGEAGQLDYLYDNGNEEKGNQVYQFFNAASPNYVGNLSNIDQSISGHSYFTTSPEQKFINTRKKTAEAVAQIKGLRYWMSEYCVLGDDVLKGEKRDLGMVTALFIARLIHHDLVISNATSWQWWLAVSTGDYKDGLVYIDKNKTDGQVYDSKMLWALGNYSRFIGAGSKRLQVKTIGEKKPQVYISSYLQNKKLVTVAVNPTENDLDLDIDVKGNKQSFVQTYVTSAEYDLSPYKQYMDTKHVRVPAKSVTTILSN